A stretch of Agelaius phoeniceus isolate bAgePho1 chromosome 30, bAgePho1.hap1, whole genome shotgun sequence DNA encodes these proteins:
- the SLC4A5 gene encoding electrogenic sodium bicarbonate cotransporter 4 isoform X3, with protein MGEEMETTPVSPAAERLRYILGEEEEAPNPTLFTEMDTLQRDGDDMEWKESARWIKFEEKVEEGGERWSKPHVSTLSLHSLFELRTCLQTGTVLLDLDGYSLPQIIDDVIEKQIEDGLLKPELREKLSFVLLRKHRHQTKKPIHRSLADIGKSVSSNTARSPVRGPAAGAAFHRSTEDLRLRQSASYGRLRHAQSRSMNDISDTPSTDQLKNKFIKKIPKDAEASNVLVGEVEFLEKPFVAFVRLLQATMLGGVTEVPVPTRFLFILLGPPGKAKSYNEIGRAIATLMVDDLFSDVAYKARDREDLIAGIDEFLDEVIVLPPGEWDPNIRIEPPKKVPSAEKRKSVFSLNEVGQMNGAAGGAGAGGGGGGSDDGEMPEVHEIGEELAWTGRFCGGLYLDIKRKLPWFPSDFYEGFHIQSISAILFIYLGCITNAITFGGLLGDATDNYQGVMESFLGTAMAGSMFCLFAGQPLIILSSTGPILIFEKLLFDFSKGNGIDYMEFRLWIGLHSALQCLILVATDASFIIKYITRFTEEGFSTLISFIFIYDAIKKMIGAFKYYPINSDFKPDYVTMYKCECVAPDPANATLLDASAPVAPNSTNVSLSNALNLTALDWTQLSKKECLKYGGSLVGKSCKFVPDLALMSFILFFGTYSMTLTLKKFKFSRYFPTKLRKLISDFSIFMSILMFVGLDVLFGLNTPKLQVPTDFKPTRVDRGWFVFPFGKNPWWVYLASALPALLVTILIFMDQQITAVIVNRKEHKLRKAAGYHLDLFWVGILMAVCSFMGLPWYVAATVISIAHIDSLKMETETSAPGEQPQFLGVREQRVTGIIVFVLTGISVFLAPILKYIPMPVLYGVFLYMGVASLNGIQFWDRCKLFLMPAKHQPDYVFLRHVPLRRIHLFTLVQIICLAVLWILKSTVAAIIFPVMILALILVRRLLDFVFSQHDLAWIDNIIPEKEKKKEDDKKKKKKGNKGDSSSDEEERGPPPGALRSDSSPNGSDMDRSITLHLKISCPSSPAFNYSRNPICAVPQVKIEMESDYEDSDTEKAPRDMGSETTL; from the exons atgggggaagAGATGGAAACAACTCCAG tgTCGCCGGCCGCGGAGCGGCTCCGGTACAtcctgggggaggaggaggaggccccCAACCCCACGCTGTTCACGGAGATGGACACGCTGCAGCGCGACGGCGACGACATGGAGTGGAAGGAATCCGCCAG GTGGATCAAGTTCGAGGAGAAGGTGGAGGAAGGTGGCGAGAGGTGGAGCAAGCCCCACGTGTCCAcgctgtccctgcacagcctcttTGAGCTGCGGACGTGTCTCCAGACGGGAACGGTGCTCCTGGACCTCGACGGCTACTCCTTGCCCCAAATCATCG ACGATGTCATCGAGAAGCAGATCGAGGACGGGCTGCTGAAGCCGGAGCTGCGGGAGAAGCTCAGCTTTGTCCTCCTGCGCAAGCACCGCCACCAGACCAAGAAGCCGATCCACCGCTCGCTGGCCGACATCGGCAAATCCGTGTCCTCCAACACCG CCCGCAGCCCCGTGCGGGGCCCGGCCGCCGGCGCCGCCTTCCACCGCTCCACCGAGGACCTGCGGCTGCGGCAGAGCGCCAGCTACGGCCGCCTGC gtCACGCCCAGAGCCGGAGCATGAACGACATCTCGGACACGCCGAGCACTGACCAG CTGAAGAACAAGTTCATCAAGAAGATCCCCAAGGACGCCGAGGCCTCCAACGTGCTGGTGGGGGAGGTGGAGTTCCTGGAGAAGCCCTTTGTGGCCTTCGTGCGGCTGCTCCAGGCCACCATGCTGGGCGGGGTGACCGAGGTGCCCGTCCCCACCAG GTTCCTCTTCATTCTGCTCGGCCCCCCGGGAAAAGCCAAATCCTACAATGAGATTGGCAGGGCCATTGCCACGCTCATGGTGGACGAT CTCTTCAGTGATGTTGCCTACAAAGCCCGGGACAGGGAGGACCTGATCGCCGGCATTGACGAGTTCCTGGACGAGGTCATCGTCCTCCCGCCCGGCGAGTGGGACCCCAACATCCGCATCGAGCCTCCCAAAAAAGTGCCCTCAGCTGAGAAGAG GAAGTCGGTGTTCTCGCTGAACGAGGTGGGGCAGATGAACGGcgcggccggcggggcgggcgccgggggcggcggcggcggcagcgacGATGGGGAGATGCCCGAAGTCCACGAGATTGGGGAGGAGCTGGCCTGGACCGGCAG GTTTTGTGGTGGCCTCTACCTGGATATCAAGAGGAAGCTGCCCTGGTTCCCGAGTGACTTCTACGAAGGTTTCCATATCCAGTCCATCTCCGCCATCCTCTTCATCTACCTGGGCTGCATCACCAACGCCATCACCTTcggggggctgctgggggacGCCACCGACAACTACCAG GGGGTCATGGAGAGCTTCCTGGGCACGGCCATGGCCGGCTCCATGTTCTGCCTCTTCGCCGGGCagcccctcatcatcctcagcAGCACCGGCCCCATCCTCATCTTCGAGAAGCTGCTCTTCGACTTCAGCAA AGGCAACGGGATCGACTACATGGAATTCCGCCTGTGGATCGGGCTGCACTCGGCCCTGCAGTGCCTTATCCTGGTGGCCACCGACGCCAGCTTCATCATAAAGTACATCACCCGCTTCACCGAGGAGGGCTTCTCCACCCTCATCAGCTTCATCTTCATCTACGACGCCATCAAGAAGATGATCGGGGCCTTCAAGTACTACCCCATCAACTCGGACTTCAAGCCCGACTACGTGACCATGTACAAGTGCGAGTGCGTCGCCCCCGACCCAG CCAACGCGACCTTGTTGGATGCTTCAGCTCCAGTGGCACCGAACAGCACTAACGTGTCTCTG TCCAATGCTCTCAACCTCACAGCTCTGGACTGGACCCAGCTGAGTAAGAAGGAATGTCTCAAATACGGCGGCAGCTTAGTGGGAAAATCCTGCAAATTCGTGCCCGACCTGGCCCTCATGTCCTTCATCCTCTTCTTTGGCACCTACTCCATGACCCTGACCCTGAAAAAATTCAAGTTCAGCCGCTACTTCCCCACCAAG ctccGTAAGCTCATTAGCGATTTCTCCATCTTTATGTCCATACTAATGTTTGTGGGGCTGGATGTGCTTTTTGGACTCAACACCCCAAAGCTCCAAGTGCCTACAGACTTCAAG CCCACGCGCGTGGACCGGGGCTGGTTCGTGTTCCCCTTCGGGAAGAACCCGTGGTGGGTGTACCTGGCCAGCGCCCTGCCCGCCCTGCTGGTCACCATCCTCATCTTCATGGACCAGCAGATCACGGCCGTCATCGTCAACAGGAAGGAGCACAAGCTGAGG AAGGCAGCCGGGTACCACCTGGACCTCTTCTGGGTGGGCATCCTGATGGCCGTGTGCTCCTTCATGGGGCTGCCCTGGTACGTGGCCGCCACCGTCATCTCCATCGCCCACATCGACAGCCTCAAGATGGAGACCGAGACCAGCGCCCcgggggagcagccccagttCCTGGGGGTCAG GGAGCAGAGGGTGACCGGCATCATCGTCTTCGTGCTCACGGGCATTTCGGTTTTCCTGGCTCCTATCCTGAAG TACATCCCCATGCCGGTGCTCTACGGGGTCTTCCTCTACATGGGCGTGGCGTCGCTGAACGGCATCCAG TTTTGGGATCGCTGCAAGCTCTTCCTGATGCCGGCCAAGCACCAGCCCGACTACGTGTTCCTGCGGCACGTCCCGCTGCGCCGCATCCACCTCTTCACCCTGGTGCAGATCATCTGCCTGGCCGTGCTCTGGATCCTCAAATCCACCGTGGCTGCCATCATCTTCCCCGTCATG ATCTTGGCCCTGATCCTGGTGAGGCGGCTCCTGGATTTCGTCTTctcccagcatgacctggcCTGGATCGACAACATCATCCccgagaaggagaagaagaaggaggatgacaagaagaagaagaagaaaggcaacAAAGGCGACAGCAGCAGCGACGAGGAG GAACGAGGGCCCCCACCTGGAGCTCTGCGCTCGGACTCGTCCCCGAACGGCTCGGACATGGATCGCAG TATCACCCTGCACCTGAAGATCTCGTGCCCGTCGTCTCCCGCCTTTAACTACTCCCGCAACCCCATCTGTGCCGTGCCCCAGGTGAAGATCGAGATGGAGTCGGATTACGAGGACAGCGACACCGAGAAGGCCCCGCGGGACATGGGCAGCGAGACCACGCTATAG
- the SLC4A5 gene encoding electrogenic sodium bicarbonate cotransporter 4 isoform X4, whose product MGEEMETTPVSPAAERLRYILGEEEEAPNPTLFTEMDTLQRDGDDMEWKESARWIKFEEKVEEGGERWSKPHVSTLSLHSLFELRTCLQTGTVLLDLDGYSLPQIIDDVIEKQIEDGLLKPELREKLSFVLLRKHRHQTKKPIHRSLADIGKSVSSNTARSPVRGPAAGAAFHRSTEDLRLRQSASYGRLRHAQSRSMNDISDTPSTDQLKNKFIKKIPKDAEASNVLVGEVEFLEKPFVAFVRLLQATMLGGVTEVPVPTRFLFILLGPPGKAKSYNEIGRAIATLMVDDLFSDVAYKARDREDLIAGIDEFLDEVIVLPPGEWDPNIRIEPPKKVPSAEKRKSVFSLNEVGQMNGAAGGAGAGGGGGGSDDGEMPEVHEIGEELAWTGRFCGGLYLDIKRKLPWFPSDFYEGFHIQSISAILFIYLGCITNAITFGGLLGDATDNYQGVMESFLGTAMAGSMFCLFAGQPLIILSSTGPILIFEKLLFDFSKGNGIDYMEFRLWIGLHSALQCLILVATDASFIIKYITRFTEEGFSTLISFIFIYDAIKKMIGAFKYYPINSDFKPDYVTMYKCECVAPDPANATLLDASAPVAPNSTNVSLSNALNLTALDWTQLSKKECLKYGGSLVGKSCKFVPDLALMSFILFFGTYSMTLTLKKFKFSRYFPTKVRAFIADFSNVFSILLFCGVDACFGLDTPKLHIPSIIKPTRVDRGWFVFPFGKNPWWVYLASALPALLVTILIFMDQQITAVIVNRKEHKLRKAAGYHLDLFWVGILMAVCSFMGLPWYVAATVISIAHIDSLKMETETSAPGEQPQFLGVREQRVTGIIVFVLTGISVFLAPILKYIPMPVLYGVFLYMGVASLNGIQFWDRCKLFLMPAKHQPDYVFLRHVPLRRIHLFTLVQIICLAVLWILKSTVAAIIFPVMILALILVRRLLDFVFSQHDLAWIDNIIPEKEKKKEDDKKKKKKGNKGDSSSDEEERGPPPGALRSDSSPNGSDMDRSITLHLKISCPSSPAFNYSRNPICAVPQVKIEMESDYEDSDTEKAPRDMGSETTL is encoded by the exons atgggggaagAGATGGAAACAACTCCAG tgTCGCCGGCCGCGGAGCGGCTCCGGTACAtcctgggggaggaggaggaggccccCAACCCCACGCTGTTCACGGAGATGGACACGCTGCAGCGCGACGGCGACGACATGGAGTGGAAGGAATCCGCCAG GTGGATCAAGTTCGAGGAGAAGGTGGAGGAAGGTGGCGAGAGGTGGAGCAAGCCCCACGTGTCCAcgctgtccctgcacagcctcttTGAGCTGCGGACGTGTCTCCAGACGGGAACGGTGCTCCTGGACCTCGACGGCTACTCCTTGCCCCAAATCATCG ACGATGTCATCGAGAAGCAGATCGAGGACGGGCTGCTGAAGCCGGAGCTGCGGGAGAAGCTCAGCTTTGTCCTCCTGCGCAAGCACCGCCACCAGACCAAGAAGCCGATCCACCGCTCGCTGGCCGACATCGGCAAATCCGTGTCCTCCAACACCG CCCGCAGCCCCGTGCGGGGCCCGGCCGCCGGCGCCGCCTTCCACCGCTCCACCGAGGACCTGCGGCTGCGGCAGAGCGCCAGCTACGGCCGCCTGC gtCACGCCCAGAGCCGGAGCATGAACGACATCTCGGACACGCCGAGCACTGACCAG CTGAAGAACAAGTTCATCAAGAAGATCCCCAAGGACGCCGAGGCCTCCAACGTGCTGGTGGGGGAGGTGGAGTTCCTGGAGAAGCCCTTTGTGGCCTTCGTGCGGCTGCTCCAGGCCACCATGCTGGGCGGGGTGACCGAGGTGCCCGTCCCCACCAG GTTCCTCTTCATTCTGCTCGGCCCCCCGGGAAAAGCCAAATCCTACAATGAGATTGGCAGGGCCATTGCCACGCTCATGGTGGACGAT CTCTTCAGTGATGTTGCCTACAAAGCCCGGGACAGGGAGGACCTGATCGCCGGCATTGACGAGTTCCTGGACGAGGTCATCGTCCTCCCGCCCGGCGAGTGGGACCCCAACATCCGCATCGAGCCTCCCAAAAAAGTGCCCTCAGCTGAGAAGAG GAAGTCGGTGTTCTCGCTGAACGAGGTGGGGCAGATGAACGGcgcggccggcggggcgggcgccgggggcggcggcggcggcagcgacGATGGGGAGATGCCCGAAGTCCACGAGATTGGGGAGGAGCTGGCCTGGACCGGCAG GTTTTGTGGTGGCCTCTACCTGGATATCAAGAGGAAGCTGCCCTGGTTCCCGAGTGACTTCTACGAAGGTTTCCATATCCAGTCCATCTCCGCCATCCTCTTCATCTACCTGGGCTGCATCACCAACGCCATCACCTTcggggggctgctgggggacGCCACCGACAACTACCAG GGGGTCATGGAGAGCTTCCTGGGCACGGCCATGGCCGGCTCCATGTTCTGCCTCTTCGCCGGGCagcccctcatcatcctcagcAGCACCGGCCCCATCCTCATCTTCGAGAAGCTGCTCTTCGACTTCAGCAA AGGCAACGGGATCGACTACATGGAATTCCGCCTGTGGATCGGGCTGCACTCGGCCCTGCAGTGCCTTATCCTGGTGGCCACCGACGCCAGCTTCATCATAAAGTACATCACCCGCTTCACCGAGGAGGGCTTCTCCACCCTCATCAGCTTCATCTTCATCTACGACGCCATCAAGAAGATGATCGGGGCCTTCAAGTACTACCCCATCAACTCGGACTTCAAGCCCGACTACGTGACCATGTACAAGTGCGAGTGCGTCGCCCCCGACCCAG CCAACGCGACCTTGTTGGATGCTTCAGCTCCAGTGGCACCGAACAGCACTAACGTGTCTCTG TCCAATGCTCTCAACCTCACAGCTCTGGACTGGACCCAGCTGAGTAAGAAGGAATGTCTCAAATACGGCGGCAGCTTAGTGGGAAAATCCTGCAAATTCGTGCCCGACCTGGCCCTCATGTCCTTCATCCTCTTCTTTGGCACCTACTCCATGACCCTGACCCTGAAAAAATTCAAGTTCAGCCGCTACTTCCCCACCAAG GTCAGGGCTTTCATTGCTGATTTTTCCAATgtcttctccatcctgctcttctgTGGAGTGGACGCCTGTTTCGGACTGGACACCCCCAAACTCCACATCCCCAGTATCATCAAG CCCACGCGCGTGGACCGGGGCTGGTTCGTGTTCCCCTTCGGGAAGAACCCGTGGTGGGTGTACCTGGCCAGCGCCCTGCCCGCCCTGCTGGTCACCATCCTCATCTTCATGGACCAGCAGATCACGGCCGTCATCGTCAACAGGAAGGAGCACAAGCTGAGG AAGGCAGCCGGGTACCACCTGGACCTCTTCTGGGTGGGCATCCTGATGGCCGTGTGCTCCTTCATGGGGCTGCCCTGGTACGTGGCCGCCACCGTCATCTCCATCGCCCACATCGACAGCCTCAAGATGGAGACCGAGACCAGCGCCCcgggggagcagccccagttCCTGGGGGTCAG GGAGCAGAGGGTGACCGGCATCATCGTCTTCGTGCTCACGGGCATTTCGGTTTTCCTGGCTCCTATCCTGAAG TACATCCCCATGCCGGTGCTCTACGGGGTCTTCCTCTACATGGGCGTGGCGTCGCTGAACGGCATCCAG TTTTGGGATCGCTGCAAGCTCTTCCTGATGCCGGCCAAGCACCAGCCCGACTACGTGTTCCTGCGGCACGTCCCGCTGCGCCGCATCCACCTCTTCACCCTGGTGCAGATCATCTGCCTGGCCGTGCTCTGGATCCTCAAATCCACCGTGGCTGCCATCATCTTCCCCGTCATG ATCTTGGCCCTGATCCTGGTGAGGCGGCTCCTGGATTTCGTCTTctcccagcatgacctggcCTGGATCGACAACATCATCCccgagaaggagaagaagaaggaggatgacaagaagaagaagaagaaaggcaacAAAGGCGACAGCAGCAGCGACGAGGAG GAACGAGGGCCCCCACCTGGAGCTCTGCGCTCGGACTCGTCCCCGAACGGCTCGGACATGGATCGCAG TATCACCCTGCACCTGAAGATCTCGTGCCCGTCGTCTCCCGCCTTTAACTACTCCCGCAACCCCATCTGTGCCGTGCCCCAGGTGAAGATCGAGATGGAGTCGGATTACGAGGACAGCGACACCGAGAAGGCCCCGCGGGACATGGGCAGCGAGACCACGCTATAG
- the SLC4A5 gene encoding electrogenic sodium bicarbonate cotransporter 4 isoform X2, producing MLEDEDGMSERGLGGSRRRFEDEEDYHSIYIGVPVPRGFRRKRRRRRSPGSSRDRSGSERHSGPREPSDTDEGQGWPESAHDNASRTMSPAAERLRYILGEEEEAPNPTLFTEMDTLQRDGDDMEWKESARWIKFEEKVEEGGERWSKPHVSTLSLHSLFELRTCLQTGTVLLDLDGYSLPQIIDDVIEKQIEDGLLKPELREKLSFVLLRKHRHQTKKPIHRSLADIGKSVSSNTARSPVRGPAAGAAFHRSTEDLRLRQSASYGRLRHAQSRSMNDISDTPSTDQLKNKFIKKIPKDAEASNVLVGEVEFLEKPFVAFVRLLQATMLGGVTEVPVPTRFLFILLGPPGKAKSYNEIGRAIATLMVDDLFSDVAYKARDREDLIAGIDEFLDEVIVLPPGEWDPNIRIEPPKKVPSAEKRKSVFSLNEVGQMNGAAGGAGAGGGGGGSDDGEMPEVHEIGEELAWTGRFCGGLYLDIKRKLPWFPSDFYEGFHIQSISAILFIYLGCITNAITFGGLLGDATDNYQGVMESFLGTAMAGSMFCLFAGQPLIILSSTGPILIFEKLLFDFSKGNGIDYMEFRLWIGLHSALQCLILVATDASFIIKYITRFTEEGFSTLISFIFIYDAIKKMIGAFKYYPINSDFKPDYVTMYKCECVAPDPANATLLDASAPVAPNSTNVSLSNALNLTALDWTQLSKKECLKYGGSLVGKSCKFVPDLALMSFILFFGTYSMTLTLKKFKFSRYFPTKLRKLISDFSIFMSILMFVGLDVLFGLNTPKLQVPTDFKPTRVDRGWFVFPFGKNPWWVYLASALPALLVTILIFMDQQITAVIVNRKEHKLRKAAGYHLDLFWVGILMAVCSFMGLPWYVAATVISIAHIDSLKMETETSAPGEQPQFLGVREQRVTGIIVFVLTGISVFLAPILKYIPMPVLYGVFLYMGVASLNGIQFWDRCKLFLMPAKHQPDYVFLRHVPLRRIHLFTLVQIICLAVLWILKSTVAAIIFPVMILALILVRRLLDFVFSQHDLAWIDNIIPEKEKKKEDDKKKKKKGNKGDSSSDEEERGPPPGALRSDSSPNGSDMDRSITLHLKISCPSSPAFNYSRNPICAVPQVKIEMESDYEDSDTEKAPRDMGSETTL from the exons tgTCGCCGGCCGCGGAGCGGCTCCGGTACAtcctgggggaggaggaggaggccccCAACCCCACGCTGTTCACGGAGATGGACACGCTGCAGCGCGACGGCGACGACATGGAGTGGAAGGAATCCGCCAG GTGGATCAAGTTCGAGGAGAAGGTGGAGGAAGGTGGCGAGAGGTGGAGCAAGCCCCACGTGTCCAcgctgtccctgcacagcctcttTGAGCTGCGGACGTGTCTCCAGACGGGAACGGTGCTCCTGGACCTCGACGGCTACTCCTTGCCCCAAATCATCG ACGATGTCATCGAGAAGCAGATCGAGGACGGGCTGCTGAAGCCGGAGCTGCGGGAGAAGCTCAGCTTTGTCCTCCTGCGCAAGCACCGCCACCAGACCAAGAAGCCGATCCACCGCTCGCTGGCCGACATCGGCAAATCCGTGTCCTCCAACACCG CCCGCAGCCCCGTGCGGGGCCCGGCCGCCGGCGCCGCCTTCCACCGCTCCACCGAGGACCTGCGGCTGCGGCAGAGCGCCAGCTACGGCCGCCTGC gtCACGCCCAGAGCCGGAGCATGAACGACATCTCGGACACGCCGAGCACTGACCAG CTGAAGAACAAGTTCATCAAGAAGATCCCCAAGGACGCCGAGGCCTCCAACGTGCTGGTGGGGGAGGTGGAGTTCCTGGAGAAGCCCTTTGTGGCCTTCGTGCGGCTGCTCCAGGCCACCATGCTGGGCGGGGTGACCGAGGTGCCCGTCCCCACCAG GTTCCTCTTCATTCTGCTCGGCCCCCCGGGAAAAGCCAAATCCTACAATGAGATTGGCAGGGCCATTGCCACGCTCATGGTGGACGAT CTCTTCAGTGATGTTGCCTACAAAGCCCGGGACAGGGAGGACCTGATCGCCGGCATTGACGAGTTCCTGGACGAGGTCATCGTCCTCCCGCCCGGCGAGTGGGACCCCAACATCCGCATCGAGCCTCCCAAAAAAGTGCCCTCAGCTGAGAAGAG GAAGTCGGTGTTCTCGCTGAACGAGGTGGGGCAGATGAACGGcgcggccggcggggcgggcgccgggggcggcggcggcggcagcgacGATGGGGAGATGCCCGAAGTCCACGAGATTGGGGAGGAGCTGGCCTGGACCGGCAG GTTTTGTGGTGGCCTCTACCTGGATATCAAGAGGAAGCTGCCCTGGTTCCCGAGTGACTTCTACGAAGGTTTCCATATCCAGTCCATCTCCGCCATCCTCTTCATCTACCTGGGCTGCATCACCAACGCCATCACCTTcggggggctgctgggggacGCCACCGACAACTACCAG GGGGTCATGGAGAGCTTCCTGGGCACGGCCATGGCCGGCTCCATGTTCTGCCTCTTCGCCGGGCagcccctcatcatcctcagcAGCACCGGCCCCATCCTCATCTTCGAGAAGCTGCTCTTCGACTTCAGCAA AGGCAACGGGATCGACTACATGGAATTCCGCCTGTGGATCGGGCTGCACTCGGCCCTGCAGTGCCTTATCCTGGTGGCCACCGACGCCAGCTTCATCATAAAGTACATCACCCGCTTCACCGAGGAGGGCTTCTCCACCCTCATCAGCTTCATCTTCATCTACGACGCCATCAAGAAGATGATCGGGGCCTTCAAGTACTACCCCATCAACTCGGACTTCAAGCCCGACTACGTGACCATGTACAAGTGCGAGTGCGTCGCCCCCGACCCAG CCAACGCGACCTTGTTGGATGCTTCAGCTCCAGTGGCACCGAACAGCACTAACGTGTCTCTG TCCAATGCTCTCAACCTCACAGCTCTGGACTGGACCCAGCTGAGTAAGAAGGAATGTCTCAAATACGGCGGCAGCTTAGTGGGAAAATCCTGCAAATTCGTGCCCGACCTGGCCCTCATGTCCTTCATCCTCTTCTTTGGCACCTACTCCATGACCCTGACCCTGAAAAAATTCAAGTTCAGCCGCTACTTCCCCACCAAG ctccGTAAGCTCATTAGCGATTTCTCCATCTTTATGTCCATACTAATGTTTGTGGGGCTGGATGTGCTTTTTGGACTCAACACCCCAAAGCTCCAAGTGCCTACAGACTTCAAG CCCACGCGCGTGGACCGGGGCTGGTTCGTGTTCCCCTTCGGGAAGAACCCGTGGTGGGTGTACCTGGCCAGCGCCCTGCCCGCCCTGCTGGTCACCATCCTCATCTTCATGGACCAGCAGATCACGGCCGTCATCGTCAACAGGAAGGAGCACAAGCTGAGG AAGGCAGCCGGGTACCACCTGGACCTCTTCTGGGTGGGCATCCTGATGGCCGTGTGCTCCTTCATGGGGCTGCCCTGGTACGTGGCCGCCACCGTCATCTCCATCGCCCACATCGACAGCCTCAAGATGGAGACCGAGACCAGCGCCCcgggggagcagccccagttCCTGGGGGTCAG GGAGCAGAGGGTGACCGGCATCATCGTCTTCGTGCTCACGGGCATTTCGGTTTTCCTGGCTCCTATCCTGAAG TACATCCCCATGCCGGTGCTCTACGGGGTCTTCCTCTACATGGGCGTGGCGTCGCTGAACGGCATCCAG TTTTGGGATCGCTGCAAGCTCTTCCTGATGCCGGCCAAGCACCAGCCCGACTACGTGTTCCTGCGGCACGTCCCGCTGCGCCGCATCCACCTCTTCACCCTGGTGCAGATCATCTGCCTGGCCGTGCTCTGGATCCTCAAATCCACCGTGGCTGCCATCATCTTCCCCGTCATG ATCTTGGCCCTGATCCTGGTGAGGCGGCTCCTGGATTTCGTCTTctcccagcatgacctggcCTGGATCGACAACATCATCCccgagaaggagaagaagaaggaggatgacaagaagaagaagaagaaaggcaacAAAGGCGACAGCAGCAGCGACGAGGAG GAACGAGGGCCCCCACCTGGAGCTCTGCGCTCGGACTCGTCCCCGAACGGCTCGGACATGGATCGCAG TATCACCCTGCACCTGAAGATCTCGTGCCCGTCGTCTCCCGCCTTTAACTACTCCCGCAACCCCATCTGTGCCGTGCCCCAGGTGAAGATCGAGATGGAGTCGGATTACGAGGACAGCGACACCGAGAAGGCCCCGCGGGACATGGGCAGCGAGACCACGCTATAG